TTTCGAGACGGGCGATGCTGTCCGCCAGGGAGGCGGGCTGGTCGGTTTCCTGGCGCAGATAACTGATGATCCGGTCACGCAGGGCAATGGCCCGGTCGATGCGCGGGTTACTGCCTTTAAGGTAAGCCCCGATGTTTATCAGATCTTCCGCTTCCTGATAAGCGGCCATCAGATTAAGAAACTCTCTGGCCTGATGTTGTTGCTCGCGGGTGACGATGTCGATCATGACCCGGCTTTTACTGCTCAGAGGGTCAATGGCGGGGAAGATATTGCGATCGGCCAGCCGTCGGGAAAGAACGATGTGGCCGTCCAGGACTGAACGGGTGGCGTCGGCTATGGGTTCGCTCAGGTCATCGCCCTCGACGAGGACCGTATAAATGCCGGTGATACTGCCCGGGCCGGCATCACGGCCGGCCCGTTCCAGAAGCCTCGGGAGCAGGGAAAAAACTGATGGAGTGTAACCTTTACTGGTCGGCGGTTCCCCGGCGGCTAGGCCGATTTCGCGCTGGGCCATGGCAAAACGGGTTAAAGAGTCCATCATCAGGAGAACGTCGCGGCCGAGATCGCGAAAATATTCGGCGATGGCGGTTGCCAGAAAAGCGCCGCGCAGACGCATCAACGGTGCCTGGTCCGAGGTGGCGACCACCACTAGGCTGCGTTGAAGGCCCTCGGGTCCGAGGTCCCGTTCGATGAATTCACGCACTTCGCGTCCGCGTTCGCCGACCAGGGCAATGACATTGACATCGGCTCTGGTGTAACGAGCCATCATTCCCAGGAGCACGCTCTTGCCGACACCCGAACCGGCCATGATCCCCAGGCGTTGTCCCTTGCCGCAGGTCAGAAGACCATTGATTGAGCGAATGCCGAGATCCAGCGGGGTGGTGATCCGGCGGCGTAAGAAAGGGTTGATCGGGTCACGGTGAAGCGGGATTTTTTGTGGGCAGTTGATTTCGCCAAGGTCATCCAGGGGGTGTCCGAGAGCGTCGATGACGCGGCCGAGCATGGCTTCACCCACCGCGATGGTCGCCGGCCGGCGCAGGGAAAAAATCTGGTTTCCCGGGGCCACCCCCTGAAGATCGCCCAGTGGCATCAACAGAATGCGCTGATCCCGAAAGCCCACGGTTTCGCAGAGAATGTTGGTTTTTGTTTGCGGGTTTTCTATGCGGCAGAGATCGCCAATTGAAACCGGAGGGCCGTCGCCTTCAATCACCATACCGGTCAGGCTCAAAACCTGACCGGTATGGCGAAAAAGTTTTTTTTTCTCGATGCGCTTGCGGAGCTCGGCGATGTCCATCATGATTGAGCCTAGCGCCCCAGCAAACGCTGGAGCTCTTCGAACTTTCCGCGCAGGCTGGCATCAATGCGGCCGGTCGGTGATTCAAGAATGCAGCCTCCTTTTTCCAGACCCTCGCCGATTTCGATTTTCAATTCGTGAATGCGCGGAGCCGCAGCCAGCAGGCGCCCTTTTTCCTGATTGATCAAGGCGAAATCCTCGCGGTTTAGGAACAGGGTTACCCGGCCCTGGACGCTGCTTTCCTTGAAAACTTCTTCGACGCAGCTGGTAATGATAGTTTCATCCAGGGAAAGTTCGCGACCAACCAGTTTGCGGGCGCAATCGATGGCCAGACCAACCATGGCTTCTTCATGTTGCCGACGGCACTGTTGTTCAATGGTGCTGATCCGCTGAAGTAAGTCATCAAAATCAGCCAGGCGTTTTTTTATTTCCGTGTCCGCCGCCGCCAGCCCCTCTTCGTGGGCCTGGCGGCGAATTTCAACCTGTGTCAGGCGGGCCTCAGTTTGGGCCGCGGCGATTATGGCGTCGGACTCTTCCCGTGCCAACCGCAGCAGCTCATTTTTTTCCGCAACCGCCTGGTGATGATAACTTTCAATGATCTCCCGTTTTTTCAGCAGGAGGGCTTCCTGCTCAAGCCGGTTCCCGTTTTCGGCGAAGTCTTTCTCAAACTGCGGATATGCCGTTGTTTTGAAAGGCTTTTCGGCAAGCGAAGGCTTTCCCCTTCTTCCGCTTCCGGCGCCATGCTGAGACAGGCAGGGCAGGTTAAGGGGTTTGATCTCCGAACCGGTTTGAGGTTTGCCGGCCTCAAGCCGGGAATAGGTCGTGGTTTTAAAGGAGGGCGGCAAGCCGCCTTTAGTATGACTAGACAACGATATCACCTCCTCCTCCTTTTGAGGCGATGATGATTTTACCCTCATCCTCAAGTTTGCGGGCAACCTTAACAATTCCCTGCTGAGCTTTTTCGATATCGGAGAGTCTTACCGGCCCCAGGGCTTCGAGGTCGTCCTGAATCATGCTGGCGGCGCGTTGCGACATGTTCCGGAAAATCTTCTCCTTGACCTCGTCGATGGCCGATTTAAGGGCCAACAGCAGGTCTTCGTTGTTGATTTCCTTGAGAATCGCCTGAATGCCCCGGTCGTCGACATGGATCAGGTCGTCAAAGGTAAACATCAGTTTGCGAATCTCATCGGCCAGCTCGGGGTTGTGCTCCTCGACGACAGCCATGATTGATGCCTCCGAGTTCTTGTCGAGGTTGTTGATTACCTCGGCGACCGCCTGGACCCCGCCCAGTCCCTCGCTGGCCATGCCCCCGGTATTTTTGAGTTCGCCATCGAGGACGGTCTCGATTTCATCAATCATTTCCCGGGGGACCGCTTCAAGGGAAGCGATGCGCAGCATGATATCGCCCTGAATGCCTTCCGGCAGCAGGGTGATGATTTCGGCCGCCTTTTCCGGATCAAGGTGAGCCATAATCAGGGCGATGGTCTGCGGATGCTCATTCCGGATAAAAGAAGCGATAACCTTGGCGTCGACATGAGCGAGGTTGCCGAAAGGTTTATGGCGCAGGGAATCACGCACTTTATCGAGGAAGCTTTCCGCCTTGTCGGTTCCCATGGTCTTGATCAGGATATTACGCAGGTAGTCCCGGCCGCCGGAAAAGATCACTTTGTGGCCGACGGTTTCGGCGAATTCCCGAGCGATGTTTTCCGTCACTTCTCCGGGAATGTCACCGAGGTGGGTGATTTCCTGGCTCAGCTGCTGAAGCTCAAATTCGCTGCAATGCCGCAGAACACGGGCGGCGACATCCTCGCCCAGTCCGAGCATCAGGATCGCCGCTTTCTGCCGACCGCTGAGCGTGCCTTCTTTTTTGTTTAGTGCCATGTCTTTTTCAGGTTTTCGTCAGGTTGCCGGCGCGGTTATCAGGAGGCTCCGGTCTTGGTTGCTGGGTTTTTCTTGCCGGTGCTATACCGCCTGTCCCTTTAACCACAGTTTAACAACTTTGGCAACCTCCTCAGGACTCTTGGACGCAAACTCGGCAACCTGGTCCATGACCGTCTCATGGCGGGAAATCTCGACCTTTTCAGAGATGTCATCGGCCAGTTTTCCCAGGCCTTTGCCGGCGGTCATGGTGCCGGCGGGTCGAGACCCGAAACTGCCGCTGACGCCGTGCCAGGCCGGTTTAAGGATTTTAAAGTAGAAAAAAAGAGTCGCCAGAGCGATGGCAAAATATTTAAGCCCCTGATAGATCATACTGTAGAGATTGGCTTTTTTGAGTTCTTCGACCTCGGTCTGAAGACTTTCATTATTGAAAGCAAGATTCGCGACTTCGACCTGATCACCGCGTTTTTGGTTGAAGCCGATCGCTTTTTTGATCATGCTGGTATAGACCTGAAGCTCGGCCTCACTTCTGGGAACATAGTTTTTCTCTTTGTCGGCACCGTTCTCATACTTGCCGTCGACCATGACCGCGACGCTGATTTTTTTTACTGCTCCGACCGGCATGATCGTGCGACTGACCAGCTTGGAAATCTCATAGTTGCGGATCTCATCGGCTTTGTCAAGGTTCCTGTGTTTGCCGGCGCCGGGGCTTTGCCCAAAATCCCGGCCCGGAACATTGCTGTTGACTCCCGGAACGCCGGCTTCGCCGCCGTCCTGGCTAAGTTGTTTTTCCGTGAGGCGGTGCTCGCTGCGAATCGCGACCTGGTCCGGATCAAAAATTTCTTCAGTTTTTTCAACCTTGTTGAAATCAAGGTCGGCGGACACCCTGACCACCACCTTTTGTCTGCCGACTACCCGTTCAAGCATGGATTGCAGACGTTCTTCCAGGCTGTGTTCGTATTCCTTGCGAAAATTCATTTCGTTGACCGACAGCTGATCCTGGCCGGGCCGCGGGCCCAGGTCTTTGGACAGCACCGATCCATAGGTGTCCAGAACCGTGATCTTCCCTTGTTCAAGACCGGCCACGCTGCCGGCCACCAGCGACATGATGCCTTCGACCTGCTCGTTTTTCAAACGAGCCCCGGGATGAAGTTTGACGATGACCGAGCAGGTGGCGTCTTGCTGGTTTTCACTGAACAGCCTTTCCTTGGGCAGAACCAGATGCACTCGGGCCGATTCAACCTGTTTGATTTCCGTGATCGTTCGGGCGAGCTCTCCCTGCAGGGCGCGTTGAAAATTGATGTTCTGGACAAATTCGGTGACCCCGAGATTGCTTTTGTCGAAGATTTCAAAGCCGACTCCGCCGCTCATGACCTGACTGCCGGCCAGCTCCAGGCGTACTTCATAGACATCGTTCCGGGAAACCTTGATCGTGCGTCCGGCATCGGCCAGACGGTAAGGAATGCGGTTGCGTTTGAGGTAATCGACAACCTCGGCCGCGTTTTCCGGGGAGAGGTTATAGTAAAGAGGGGTGTAAATCGTGGTCAGGGAAACCAACAGGGCCGTAACCAGGCCGATGATGATAATCGCCGAGCCTCCGAGCAGACCGATTTTCTGGCCGGTGCTCCGTGATTTAAACCACTCTATGAACGCTTTGAAATAATTCATGGGTTGATCCTCAAAATTTTCCATCGATAAATATTCGTCCGGATGTGAAACCTCGCGGACGTATGGTCGGCGCGGGCCGTTGTCCTGCCCCGGGGTGAACCTTGCCGGAGTTTAAATACCTTGAAATGTTCTGATAAACTTATCGCTTTGCGACCACCGGAAGTGCCTTCAGATGCGGGCCGCAGGAAACGCTTTCGAGTGGCGGGACGCGCTCCTGCATTAGACCGGCATTTTAATGATTTCTTCATAGGCCTTGATAGCCTTGTTGCGGACCTGAGCCAGAAATTGTAAGGAAAGATCGGCCTGCTGCAGGGCCACTACCGCGCCCAGGGTGTCTTGGGAACGACCGGTGCTGACGTCGTTAATCCTGGTGTCAGCTTGCTGTTGCAGCCGGTTGACCTCGTTCAGAGCTCGGTTCAGGGTCGCGGAGAACCCGGGCTGACCGTTTTTCTCCGAAGCCGGTGGGAGGCCTTCGGCCTCCCTTGTCAGACGCTGCATTTCCTGTAAGGGCGATGTGAAGGGGTTATCGGTTCTGGTGATATTCATGGGGTAGCCTTTCTCTGGTCAGCAACGAAGTTGAAGCTTTTTCCCGCAGGTGAAACCACGGTTTGTGGGCTTAAAGCTCGCATGAACCTATTTTAGCAGATCAATGGTTTTATCCGCCATTTCCTTGGCGCTTTTCATGATGGTCGCGTTGGCTTCGTAGCTGCGGGTAGCGGAAAGCATGTTGACCATTTCCTCAAAGGTGTTGACATTGGGATAGGCGACATAGCCGTCGGCGTCGGCATCCGGATGTCCGGGTTGATATTTGAGTATCGGCGGCGCCGGATCGGTAATGATGTCGATCACCTTGACCGACATCGGTTGCGAGTCGAGGGCTGCAGCAGCTTGCCTGGGGTCGGTGTCTTTCGGCTCCGGCGGGCTGGTTTGAAAAACCACGTCCCGTCGCCGGTAAGGGCCGCCCTCCGGGGTCCGGGTGGTGTTTTGGTTGGCGAGATTGCTGGAAATGACATTGAGCCGGTAACGCTGGGCCGCCATGCCGTCGGCGCTGATCTTCATCATACCGTCAAAACCCATGCTTATTTACCTCCTTCGATAATGGCGTTTTTGAGAATCGCCATTTTGCTTTTTAGCATCTGCATGGTTCGGTTGTAGGCCCCGCTGTTGATGGCCTGGTCGGCCATCTCCTGATCAAGGTTGACCGTGTTGCCGTCGAAACCGCCCAGCTGATTATGCTTGAGAGTATATGTTCCGCGAATTGCACCAAGTGAGTTTCGTCCGCCCAGGTGAGTGGCATGCGTGGTGAGCATGGATGGCGAGCTTGTCGGGTTAGCCGTTGCCTGCCGCAGGGCGTCGGCAAACCTGAAATCGCGGGCCTGATAACCGGGGGTTTCCAGATTGGCGATGTTGGCGGCGATGACTTCGCCTTTTTTCTGACGCAACGCGGCTGTGTTGATCAGGAGCTGGCAGGTACTGTCAAAAAGTTTGTTGATAGTCATGGGATTGACGCTCCAATGGTAAAAGAATGAGGCAGAATCAGCCGGTTTGATTCTCCTGGGCTGACTCAGGGCTTTTGGTATGCAATCCGCGTGCCATTTTGTTTGGAAGCCGGAGCTTGTGTGGAACGGGTTGATCTGGCCCCGCATGGCCGGGACAGGAGAGCAGAAGATAATGAAGTGAAACTGCAGAAAGGACGAGCCTGCGGCTTGGGTTGGCGACTACATTCGAAGTATCATAACGGTCATTTCTGTGGGCGCTTGGTGGAAAGGCTTCTTTTTCTGACCGTAAAAAACGGGACCCGCGATCCCGGTAAACCGGTCCACCGGAATCATGTGGATGGTCAGGCTAAATTCCCGGTCTCGGAAGAAAACGCCGTGGCGCATCTATGTTGAGGGCGCGGCGGTTCGAGCGGATTTTTTACGGTTTTCGCCAATGGCGTCAGCTGCCAGAATGGCATGAAGTACCTTTTCCGGCGTGATTTTTCCGGCTTCGTGATGAATGCCTTCGTCGGGAGCGCAGGCCTTTTCCGCGACGGCCATCAGTCGGTCGCGGTCGCAGTTTCGCAGACCGATGTCCGCGAGGGTGGTTGGCAGACCCACGGCTTCGCAAAATGAGAACACGGCGGTCGTTTCCTTCGGAGAGGCAGCGGTAATTTGGAGGCCGGTCAGAACCCCAAAAGCCACCTTCTCACCATGGTAATAGGCGTGGGTTTCTTTCAGGGCGGTGAGGCCGTTGTGAAGCGAGTGGGCGCTGGCCAGGCCACCGCTTTCGAAGCCGATGCCACTTAACAGAATATTCGCTTCTACAATATGTTCAAGCGCCGGGGTGATGATCTGTCGTTCGGCTGCAATTTTGGCAAGCGTGCCATAGTTGCGCAAGGTATCGTAGCAGAGCCGGGCCAGGTTCAGTCCCGCCAATGTGCTCAGCCCACCGCACTCATTTCTGGATTGAGTGTGGTCACAGGACTTGGCTTCGAACCAGGTCGCCAGCGCATCGCCCATACCCGCCACCAGAAAACGGACGGGGGCGTGGGCGATAATTTCCATGTCGACCAGCACGGCCGCCGGGTTTGACTTCTGATAATAGACGCGTTCGAAAATGCCATGCTCTGAATACAATACGGCACAGCCGCTGCAGGGAGCGTCGGTTGAGGTGATGGTAGGGATAATCAGCATCGGAATGTTTGCCCGGTCGGCGGCAATCTTGGCGGTGTCGATGGCTTTGCCGCCGCCCATACCCACAAGAACATCCACTTGTTTCTCTTGCAGGACTGTCGCCAGTCGCGACAATTCCTTTTCGCAGCATTCCCCATTGAATCGCTCAACCGGCAAGGCGGCCTTTATTGATTCCATGTTCCGGTTGAAAAGGATGGTTTTATGCGCGCTTGGTGAGGCCAGAATCAGCCCCCGTTTGCCGAACCGTGAGACCAGCGATGGCAATTCTCTGAGCGCATGGCGGCCTTGAATATATTTTCCGGGGAACATGGCTTTTTTTTTAACATGTAATCATCCTTTTGCTGCAGGGCTAAAGCGCTGGTCAGGTTACGAACTTGGTTGCCAGATAATCGGAGTATAAAACCTCTGCATAATCCTGCTTTGATCTGAGTGACTCAGGTTGAGGTTCTTATCCTTGGTCAGGAGACGGTGCAGGGTCAGGGCCAATTCCCGGATCAAGATGGGTTTGCTCAGGTAGGCTTGGATGCCGATGGCGTAAGCCTGTTCCTGGTTGATCAGTTCGCTGAAACCGGTGCAAAGGATGATGGGCAGCTCCGTATTTAAAGCCATAGCCTTTTGCGCCAGCTCAATACCGGTCAGGTAGGGCATGGTCATATCTGTGATCAGCAGATCGAAAAAGGACGGTTGGGCCTCGATCAGAGACAGGGCTTCACGGCTGTCGTTGGTAACGGTCGCCTGATAGCCGAGCCCTTCCAGGATTTTCCGGAGCATGGCCGTGATGGTCTGCTCGTCATCAACGACCAGTATCCGCCCCTGGCCGGAGGGCAGGCGAAAACCCGCTGTCACCTCGTCAAGTATCGGCTG
This window of the Pseudomonadota bacterium genome carries:
- the flgB gene encoding flagellar basal body rod protein FlgB, encoding MRGQINPFHTSSGFQTKWHADCIPKALSQPRRIKPADSASFFYHWSVNPMTINKLFDSTCQLLINTAALRQKKGEVIAANIANLETPGYQARDFRFADALRQATANPTSSPSMLTTHATHLGGRNSLGAIRGTYTLKHNQLGGFDGNTVNLDQEMADQAINSGAYNRTMQMLKSKMAILKNAIIEGGK
- the fliE gene encoding flagellar hook-basal body complex protein FliE, yielding MNITRTDNPFTSPLQEMQRLTREAEGLPPASEKNGQPGFSATLNRALNEVNRLQQQADTRINDVSTGRSQDTLGAVVALQQADLSLQFLAQVRNKAIKAYEEIIKMPV
- the flgC gene encoding flagellar basal body rod protein FlgC, giving the protein MGFDGMMKISADGMAAQRYRLNVISSNLANQNTTRTPEGGPYRRRDVVFQTSPPEPKDTDPRQAAAALDSQPMSVKVIDIITDPAPPILKYQPGHPDADADGYVAYPNVNTFEEMVNMLSATRSYEANATIMKSAKEMADKTIDLLK
- a CDS encoding FliI/YscN family ATPase, which translates into the protein MMDIAELRKRIEKKKLFRHTGQVLSLTGMVIEGDGPPVSIGDLCRIENPQTKTNILCETVGFRDQRILLMPLGDLQGVAPGNQIFSLRRPATIAVGEAMLGRVIDALGHPLDDLGEINCPQKIPLHRDPINPFLRRRITTPLDLGIRSINGLLTCGKGQRLGIMAGSGVGKSVLLGMMARYTRADVNVIALVGERGREVREFIERDLGPEGLQRSLVVVATSDQAPLMRLRGAFLATAIAEYFRDLGRDVLLMMDSLTRFAMAQREIGLAAGEPPTSKGYTPSVFSLLPRLLERAGRDAGPGSITGIYTVLVEGDDLSEPIADATRSVLDGHIVLSRRLADRNIFPAIDPLSSKSRVMIDIVTREQQHQAREFLNLMAAYQEAEDLINIGAYLKGSNPRIDRAIALRDRIISYLRQETDQPASLADSIARLEKIIKT
- a CDS encoding glycerol dehydrogenase; its protein translation is MFPGKYIQGRHALRELPSLVSRFGKRGLILASPSAHKTILFNRNMESIKAALPVERFNGECCEKELSRLATVLQEKQVDVLVGMGGGKAIDTAKIAADRANIPMLIIPTITSTDAPCSGCAVLYSEHGIFERVYYQKSNPAAVLVDMEIIAHAPVRFLVAGMGDALATWFEAKSCDHTQSRNECGGLSTLAGLNLARLCYDTLRNYGTLAKIAAERQIITPALEHIVEANILLSGIGFESGGLASAHSLHNGLTALKETHAYYHGEKVAFGVLTGLQITAASPKETTAVFSFCEAVGLPTTLADIGLRNCDRDRLMAVAEKACAPDEGIHHEAGKITPEKVLHAILAADAIGENRKKSARTAAPST
- the fliF gene encoding flagellar M-ring protein FliF codes for the protein MENFEDQPMNYFKAFIEWFKSRSTGQKIGLLGGSAIIIIGLVTALLVSLTTIYTPLYYNLSPENAAEVVDYLKRNRIPYRLADAGRTIKVSRNDVYEVRLELAGSQVMSGGVGFEIFDKSNLGVTEFVQNINFQRALQGELARTITEIKQVESARVHLVLPKERLFSENQQDATCSVIVKLHPGARLKNEQVEGIMSLVAGSVAGLEQGKITVLDTYGSVLSKDLGPRPGQDQLSVNEMNFRKEYEHSLEERLQSMLERVVGRQKVVVRVSADLDFNKVEKTEEIFDPDQVAIRSEHRLTEKQLSQDGGEAGVPGVNSNVPGRDFGQSPGAGKHRNLDKADEIRNYEISKLVSRTIMPVGAVKKISVAVMVDGKYENGADKEKNYVPRSEAELQVYTSMIKKAIGFNQKRGDQVEVANLAFNNESLQTEVEELKKANLYSMIYQGLKYFAIALATLFFYFKILKPAWHGVSGSFGSRPAGTMTAGKGLGKLADDISEKVEISRHETVMDQVAEFASKSPEEVAKVVKLWLKGQAV
- the fliG gene encoding flagellar motor switch protein FliG, producing MALNKKEGTLSGRQKAAILMLGLGEDVAARVLRHCSEFELQQLSQEITHLGDIPGEVTENIAREFAETVGHKVIFSGGRDYLRNILIKTMGTDKAESFLDKVRDSLRHKPFGNLAHVDAKVIASFIRNEHPQTIALIMAHLDPEKAAEIITLLPEGIQGDIMLRIASLEAVPREMIDEIETVLDGELKNTGGMASEGLGGVQAVAEVINNLDKNSEASIMAVVEEHNPELADEIRKLMFTFDDLIHVDDRGIQAILKEINNEDLLLALKSAIDEVKEKIFRNMSQRAASMIQDDLEALGPVRLSDIEKAQQGIVKVARKLEDEGKIIIASKGGGGDIVV